DNA from Pochonia chlamydosporia 170 chromosome Unknown PCv3seq00009, whole genome shotgun sequence:
GCAGCTTCAATATATGCCTGTGATCTATGTCCTTACATCACGTGTAACATGACCAATTCGCATGCGTCATGTGCATTTTGCAGTACTTTTAAAACATTGTTCTTCACTGACCAGTTTAAGTGGCTGCTTTTGCTCTATTCGTCTAGTTGGTTAAGTATTTCCATTTGATATATGCTTACATATAAATCCAAAGCATGCGCGACTAGGATGAGGCAAGAAATATCCAGGGACAAACGGGCCGCGCATCATTGAGGACAAACAATTGGATGTGCACGCTGGTATTTCCTTCTAGGGACTTTCGCATTATCAAAAGTCGACAGATCTGATCATTGAACTCAACAAGGAGCCTTTGGAATTCTTGTTCGGTGAAAACAAGCCCTCTGATGCGAAAGCCAGGGCCACTAAAAGTGATCCTCAAGCCAGATGCACTCTGTCCCGCTTGTAGCTCGCCCTTTAACTGTGCCAGTGACCCGACTTGGAACTCTGGCCGTGGAACCCAAGTTTCATAGATCATGCAGCCATCGCACACTTTTCCAACACTATATGTGAATGAAATCGATCCTGCATCTAGAGGATTCGACAAAAGGTCAGTCAGGGTAGCCTGAGCCATCATAGTCATTCCCTCGGTGCCTCTGCTTCTGGCGTTGGCTGTCCGTGATATTCGTACTGGTTCACAGGGAAGAGAGGAAATTTCCCACTCCCACTGGCGTATTTCAGGAAATAGCTGCATTATGAGGTTCTCTATTCTGCAAAATGAGAGAGTCAGGAACAAATGCCCCAATTGTGGCGCTGAAAACTTACTTTTCCCGCTCAGTGACGTACACCAACTTCGATCTCTGAGTGTCAGGCCAATAAATAGGGCCGCGACCATGGAATTCAAGAAAATAGTACGTCAAATTCCGATACACTTCAGTTGTGACGTGGTTCCAAGTGGACCTGTTCCAGTTTGGCAACCCAAAACACCTAGCACACTGGATTAAGTCGAAGATCAAAATTGCGGTGTCAGCATTGCTAAGGTCAGTATAACCGAGTTGGCCTAGAAgacaaagcaaagcaggTAGAGTCATTGCCGTCTTTCtgcttgatgatgagatgaaggaagaaagaTATTAGGATGTATTGTGCAGCTGCCGCGACAAACCCAATCCTGGTGCAGCGGATCAGCGAAAGTAACTCACCGCAGTGCCATCTTTGACCCCAAAGGTTCTACCTGGTGCCCGACACACCCACCCTTATGATGAGGGCTGGTCAGCAGCTGCACCACCATTATTCTTCAACTACGCCACAAAACCGCCACTCGTCGTGGTGTGTGGTGACATGGCAGTACAAAGTGACTTCTAATATACAATGACCCTGCAGCACTGTAATGGAATTAAGTGATGATGGCgcacagtactgtacagtactgaACAGTATGTCCTGCTACTTGTGTGGCATACCATGGAAAGATATCTACCCGAACCTAAACTAACGACGCAGATAATATGACCACTCATAATTATGGAGTATTAGGGTGGAAGTTGCCATAAACAAGTGTGGTAATTTCTGTTGACAggaagcagcaacagcgtttagaacaagaccaagaccgCCGTGTATTTAATCTGCAACCGGGTTGGTGAGGAAATGGTGGCTAAAACAAAGCATTGTAACTGCGTTCAGAGAATCAGCATGATTGTTCCAAAGGAGTCTCGCCTTACTTTTCTCTTTGTCGATTGCACTTCTGGCCTTGGATCTGGCCTGATTCGGCTGGCTCTCTCTCATGGCCATTGCGTTATTGCTACGTCCTGTAACACCAAAAATGCTCCTGAACTAGTGGGTGAGGTTGAAGCTCACGAAAACTGCAACTGGCAGCATCTAAACGTCAGCCATTCCACGGGAAATGTTTTCATTGATAACCTGGAAAAGAATGGGACATCGATCGATGTGTTGATATATAATTCCAATGACAGTGATCATGAGCTGGAGATATCTAAGCGTCTGACGACTGACGGAGTGAGTAAACACCTCGACATGTCTTTCTTTGCTCCCTGCCAACTCATGTTCGCGATGATACCATACATGCGTGAGAGGGGCCACGGAGTAATCGTTGATGTGAGCTCTGCCATCGTCGAGGTTCCGATCCAAAGAGTTACTTGGACCCGGGGAACTAGCACGATTACTAGTGACACTACGGTGCACGACAAATCTTTTACCCACGAAGATATGTACCCACCAGTCGGTATGAGCTACATTCGAAGTCGCAAAAATGGTCACCAAACCCCAGGAAAAGCCGCTCTTCATAGTATGTTCCTTGGTTCTATAGTACAATCTATCACTAACTGCTTTAAGGTATCCTGCAGCTCATGGGAAACCAACTTGTGGATCATAATATCCACATTCTTTACAATATAGTGTATACAAGCCATGGGGGGGAAGATAGCTGTGCGAGGGATATATTTCTGGAGATAGTCAGGATGGCAAAACCCAAAGAACCTGCATTGTGCGCAGGGACAAACGCCAAAGACAACCAGCTTAATGACCGATCATTACCTTTCAAATTGCCTTTGAGAAGATCTATGGCGACATTGATGGAATAAGCGTATGAAAAGTGGGCAGTATGAATAGTTGGCTTAGTGCTTTGAATATGAGTAACTTGCTTTAATTTACTAAAGCCCAGATTGTAAGCTCCTTAGTGTTCGTGTTATACATCGCCGATCGAGATCTCGCCGCTAAACTCGGCGGGGGAGTCTATCAAGGGATGTAAATATATTCTGCGCAACTAAGACTCAACTACACACACATATACTCAACAAGGGAGCTGGTTCAGAGACGCACGGGCCACAGAAGTTGCAACAACATCAGTGGTCCGTGCGCAATTATTACATAAGCAAATTGAGAATCGGGGTGGATAATACAAGCACTCGGTTGTGAAATGGCCAAACTCAACTGCGTTGATGCTTTAGCCAGTACAGTATCAGGTCGCAGTAGTACAACATTAATGCTAGCTTAGTTTGTTGCTGGGAGAATTCCTATACTAGTTCCAGCGTCTCCTTCCTCCCTAATGTATTATGTATGCCACTTGTCTTCGCTAATGCCAACCTCCACTGGTACCGACGCACGATCGCCACCTAAGACTTATCAACCTGCGTCTTCCGCCGGTGCTATGTACGATAACAACTCGTCCATTGATAGAGATGAGAGATGACTTATTTTCGCCGCCTCCCAGGTAAATTTGGGAAGAGTAGATCCCGAATGGCTTTGCTGGAAGACTTTCCCAGCAGTACAAAGTTTTGTGATGTGGTCATCATTCATAAGCTTCTTGAAGTCTTCGAATTCGGATCTGTTGCCTGCCATGTCCACATACTCCTTTACTGTTGCTTTAGCAGGAGTAGTGGTCGCGTCTGTAGGAATGAAGTAAATTAAACCATTAAAAGCTTCGGAAATAGTGTTTAAACCTTTGCCATGCTCTCGATTAGTCCTAAGTGTGCCCGCTGACCAGCCGACTTTTTCGCAAATATTTTTCAAAAAGGCCGAGTCTGTCCTTAATTGCCCCATCTTTGACTCTTCAATGTCACGGACCAGTAGTATTTGGTCATATCGGCGACGAACCGCTAGTAAGTCTGATTCCTTTTCAGACCTTGCAAGATTTGTGATATGTTGTAAAACGCGATCCTGTGGCTTGCCCGGCGGCTTAGATACGCTGCTAGGGTGGCTGTCCTTACGAGTGGCTTCGACAATCTTAAAGAATTGTAGAATTACCGCCCTGCTACGGATTACAGCCGCAAGCCTGAAGACTTTCGCACTTGGTGGATTGCAGCGGTCAATTATTGGTATACTGCATTGCGGATCCTGCTCTATGATCTCGTCCGTGCACTTTTGTATCTCAATGAGTCTTTCAGCGTATTTAATCTTCCCTTCTTGATCATATAAGTTTCCTAGTCCACAACGGGGGCAATGCCTTAGCTCCAGGGGGAGAGGTTCCTCATTGCGTAAGAGAAAGTTTGTTGAAATAGCATAGCTATTCGTGAAGTTAATAACTGCATGATACTGCCTCGGTTCCGTAATGACCAGATCGCCAGCCTTGGTACAAAGTATTTCAAAATCAATATTTTGGTTGCGTAGTTCAGAGGGCGCAAAAAGTAGTCCCTGGTGTCGGACAAATTGGTCGCATGTGTCAGTGGCAAACGAGCGGATGTAGGTTTCAAACTTTTGGGTATGATGCTGCCTTATTATGATCCACAACTTCACCCCCGAAAGAGTAAGATTACAGGACCGGAAATGCGCGTCTTCGCGATGAAATGCAGTACCTGACCATTTTTCTCCGATATGATCATACACGGAGTTAACGCCTTCTATAGGACTAATCGCAGAGAGAACAGGTCCTGAATGAAGCAGGTTGCCAAAAGCAGCGATCAACCGTGGTCCAACGTAGTATTGCAGGGTCTTCTTTGGTGGGTCTCTCACTGCTTGCTCGAGAAAAGTCAACGCCTCCTCTTCTGATGGCGATTGTATGGGCGCCGAAAGATCAAGGCGTTGAAAGCCTGTTGATTTCGATTTGCTCAGACTGGTACACCCAGGCACCATAGACGTTGGCCTGTATTTGACGGCAAACTGTTCACCGTTCTGTGGATTGTTGAACTTCATGGCCGCCCAATCCACGTGGAAAGGACCCTCTACAGTAACTTTCCCGGCGAATGATGTCGTCCCAATAAGGCCCTCAAGACTATCGACCATTCTATCTCCCATTTGTTCGACTCGCAGATGTGGCGTAGTCTCAGAATCTGAAGCAAATAGGCTGTTCCGGCGTGTTTGGATTAAGTCATCGGTGCTTAGGTCTgacaaggaagatgaggtcgGGCTGTCTAGTTCCATGTCACTATGGTATGTCGAACCAGGCTGCGGCACTGACATCTTTGGCCGAAGCTGGGCGAAACGAAGAGGCGGCGCCTTTTGCTGAAAAGTTCGAGCCTCTCGGCGATGCTTCCGACATCGTGACTGTGATTTTGCGGTCGcaattgacatctggatCTTCTTTAAACTATTGGATATCTGTTCAATTGCTTGAAGAATGGTTTCCAATTCTGGCTGTTCAGGGAATGGGTGtgtcttttgctgctgtctcCGATTTAGCCTGCCATGCTTCGTCACCTCTATTTCTTGCTGAAGCTCCGCGGCCATGGTCGCAATACGATGAATTTTAGCACTAATGTCAGACATATTGAGCTGTCTGATACAATGCAGAGGACTGAAAACCTAGAGATATATGGAAGAACAAAATTCCATCAAGCATGCTCAGGTGGAGGAAAAGTTTTGTTTGCATCGGGACGAAGATCACTTCAACCAGTGGCACATTTTTGGGTGGCTGGAATTATGTACCCCTCAGGTCAACCAACAACCTGCCACCCTCCCCTGGCTGCACAACCCCGTCTGTTCAAGGGTGGTAGGGGAGGACACCCCTGTCTTGTCACCAGCATTGACAGGGCACAGTAGGTGGTAAAGATTCGCTTAAATTGCTACGGACGGACTACGGGTTACAGTAAGTACCGCCTACTTATGATATATTTGTGTTACCTTTGAGCAGTCTGCGTCGTTGTCGCGGCCTGTTGCATATGTCCGGCGTTTCTCTCCGTTTGTGTGTGCTCTGGCCAAAATATGCGGACCAACCACTCCGCACCACTAGCTTACTAAGTGAGGTAGGTGAGCCGCTGATTGGGAAGGCTGACTTTACACCTGGAGCCCTCAATTCAATCTGCAGCAAGTCCCCGGTATAAAAAGACAATGACCGTCGCACTCGTCCGCACTCGTCTGTTTCGAATGTGGAAGGGGTGTGCTTGCCGTTGACCAAGATGATAGAATTTCTAAAGCGTTGCGAGACTTTCCGGTACGATTTGTCATCCACCGCTCGTACACAAAAGATATGCGCATGAACGTTGAATTTAGACCCTGCTCTTGTAGGAGGCACTTCAAGGTCAAGATAAAACAAAGTGGGAAATAACACAGAGACCAGAACTTCTTTGACGAGTTTGTTTAGCTTCTTGTCGTTGTACACCAGAGCCTTGAGAGCGGGAATGGCAGTTACGTCGTCAAGGCCCGTGGTTTCTGGGAGTTCGACGTCCAGCCTGTAGTTCCTGTCAACTGAGCTTTGTTTTTGGCATCCCATATATTTATCCCAATCTCTTTTCCCATCCATGCAGGACATGAGTGCGTCATAGAGGCATACTAACCACTTGGGaccctttttcttttctatttTCGCAGCTGGTGCTGAGTATCCTGTGCCACCACTTAGTATGAAGTCTGGTTCGTCATCTCCATTTAGAGCTGCGAATTCTGTTCGGGCGAGAAATATGGGATTGTTCTGAATAACCCCAGCGTCGCAAAATACTTTACCAATGCCCCCACTGTCTCTACCTGCTGCATCAGCTGCCAAAGTCTCGATTCTTTTAGCAGGGAAGTATCTGTAGCCTTCGTCAGTAATGCCGGCATAATCCTGTCAATGATCTTTAGAACCAGACTGACACTGGGGCCGCTGAGCTGCTTTGGGCACTGTGATTTGTTAGAGACTTTGGAAAAGAGCGTCATCGAGAGTACCTACACTTCCCAAGTCTCGACTGATTCACAGCCTTCCATCGCACAATAGCCTGCCCTTTCTTCTCCATGTCCATTGTAGTTATTAAAGAGATGGATGGTCGGCTGATCGGTGTTGGCGGTCAGAACACCAATTTTAGCGCCAATAGTGTGGGCATGTGAGGGGTCAGTGAGTTTCTGGTGTCCGTGAACATGCTGAAGGGCTTTAGCGATACCGCTGTCAGGGTATATAGAACCAGTAATCAGGGCGAGAATCCACTTGCAGACAGTGCTCTCAACCCGCGGCCGGAAAGCCTCTAGAGCCAGGCTCTCGAATTCTGCTGCACATCTTCGCGCCGACCAGCCTTCCATGTACAAAGTGAGCAATACTAAAGCACCTAGAGAGGACATGTCAGTTGCGAGAGTAGCCCGAAGTTCTGATACAGACGACAAACCGGCGCTTGAGCCATAAACGTGAGTGAAGAACTCCTGAATTGGTATGTCTAGGTCCAAAGCTTCTTCGATCATGCAGAGTATGGTTATTGGGATTATGCCGcgtccgccgcctccatcaatGCATAAAATGCTGTGTCCCGCCGTGGGTGGTCTTACTTTCACATATAGCGCAGCATCTTTGCCGCATAGTATGCAGTCTTCTAATACCAGCAGCCATGGGTCTGACTTATCAGATTTGCCAAAAATGAGCAGGCAGTTCTCACACAACCAGTGACCGCAGAGTGACTTATATTGCGGGTGCTTAGCCAGACATGCTAAGCATGTCTTATTGCTCCTAATATCAGCCCATCTCTCAGAATGCTTTTGCAGGGTCGAGAGATGAACTTTAACTGCCGACTTTTCAAAAACAAGGCGTTGAAAGAATTGCTCGAAGTGTTTAGATATCTGATCAGTAAATGCCCGAGGATGCAGGACACCGCCAGCCAGATCCAGCTGAAACGCACGCCGGCCGGCTTCGAGGCAGGCCTGCTCGTATAGTTTGCAGAAGACTTCTGCCGGATGGAATACTATCTGGGAAATTAGAGGGGCAAGTACAAGAGTAAATGTGTTGTACGTACAATGCATGCCTGGTGGGTAATGATTCAACAGTATACTCGATGCGATGGTTTCAACAGCGAAATCTAACAGGTCTCTAGGAGAAGTAAGCCTCTCGACAAAATTTTGTATATGTAAAGCAAGATCTGGGTTGACTGGAAAATCTTGCCGGGAAGCGACAATTGGGTCAAACGATATTTCGATATTGCCCATTGCATCGAAAGCCCTGTCGATCAAacacttcaaatgttgaacGGAAAAGAGCTGTCTGAATTGGCAACGCCCTTCCCGGACAGCAGCTGCTTCTCGGCTTAAAATtggctgcaaggcagcaaagGTGTGTCCCTTGTTCATCTTGACTACACAAAGAGTTGAAAAATAATGGCTCAAGTCATGACTTCCTGAGTCAGTGACGATTCTATTTAAGAGCTTTTCGGCCACTGTCTCTGCAAGTGTTTCCAGTAGATGGCTTCCATCTAGGACGACTACCAGGCGAGGGAGAAACTTCTTGCGAATATCAGTATTGCATTGCTTTGTCCACCGGGCGATTTGATGCGCGATATTTCTCAAGTCGTCGTTGCTATAGGAGACGAAGCAAAAGACGTCGCTGAAAGGATATAGCAGATCTGAAAATACGTTATTCTGGACTTCTGGTCCTGCTTTACCGGCCGAGAGTTGGCATTCTCTTTCCGCAATGCAACAGGACAATTTATTGCCATGCTGTTTGTAAAGACTTGAAGTCGCCACAAGGAGTGGTTCAGGACTTCCTTCGGATAGATTCAAACAGAACTGACCAGACTGCCTTTTTGGTTTTTCGAAGAAATCAGGGAGCTGTCTACAACCTACCACTGTTACAAGACTTGGGCAATTCTCTACACCAGATAAACTACTGGTGACCTCGCCGAGcctggcagacatggaaatgGTCGGATGTCGGCCCCCTCGATACCAGAGCCAGTGGGCGCATTTTTTGGCCATATTGATTGAAGTGGCACTCAGTACAGACAGTATCGCAAAATGAAGATATCAATAGGATTCAGTTTTAATGACTAAACTTTTGGTAAACCTCTCAGCACCTTCTCCTCGATATATTTATACAATAAAGCAGACGGTAGTTGGTACGGTTTCGACCCTATGAGTAGTGGCACAGTCCGAAAACATCACACTGCCGTGTTCACCGGGAGGGAGTCCATTCTCGCCGCAACTCGAATGCTAGAATACATTCTAGCTCCAGAATTTCTCGAAATAGCCATTGCGCCTTGTATTTGCCCTTAGATTCGAATTCAACCTCCACCATAAGCTGGAAGTTCCTTGAATTGGCACACCGCAAATATGTAACTGGCGCTTTCTTCTGTCAACTTCGCAAAGTGCTAAACACATAAGAAGTATAAGTATGTCCGATTGGACCCGTTGATCGTGGTTTATCTGCAAGACAGCACTTGTTTTAAACCTAATATGCCTCGCGAGGATAGCGAGGATCTCATTTGGATTGCAAGTGTCATGCAGCGTGAACCTGCCACCACTGGCATACGAATACGCTGTGCCGTCAGGTGCTAATGAGTGAGTGCACTTCCATACAAGCTGTTTCCAGACCTTGTCAGTTGTGTTCGTCGACATCCAGGCCTGCCAATGTCCAAATATTGCTCCGCTGTGTCATGCCTTCCGGCTCGTCCATATCGCTTATACCAATTTGCATAGTATGAGAGAAACACGGCAAATAGCAAGTTCCTATCACAAGTCCCTTGTTGTCTTGGCCCGAATGAAGCGTCATTTGGGTGCCTATCATACAGGAAACCATCTCAGCATGAAAACGGCTGCCATCGCTACACGTGATATTGTAGGCGGCACAGAAgatctttttttttttgataATGAATTGCTTTGATCGCATGTTACTGACGTTACATGTACTTGGTGAGATTCCCATTGCGATACTTTGATGCAGGGTGATGGGGGAGTTGATTGTTTGTTTTAACGATGTCGGCAAACGGGTACTTGCAATTTTTGGCACAGTATGTATAACTTGCTAGCCTTGTTGGCATATCAAGATAGAATATTGCGACGCGTTTAACCGCAAACAGAGAACGACGCCAGGGGAATTCCAAATATAGACATAATTAAGGGGATGGGATTGTCGATGTACAATTGATTGTGTGTCCACCCAATTGCACCACCCGCCTAGGTCCAACTAAGAGTAAAGACGCGCGTACAAACAGTGCCTTCTTTAGAAAGCGATGTCCCATTTGCTCCGTGATGGGAAGCTGATCTGAAATCGTGGCCAATTTCTTTTGCGAAGACGATCTCTGTTCCCGCCACTTACCTCACACATGCTCTCTTATAAATCCTGCCAAAGCGGAACTGCTTAGGAGGACTGTTCTCAGACTCAGACAAACATTCAACACTTGGTAGATGCTATGTATTAATATCCCACCTCTTGTGGCTCACTTtcggcaacatggcaacGGGATCTCACGAAGAAGTTCAAATCCCAACCGTCGACGGCTACCGTCTTCACGGATGGCTTTATCCATCAACGGGGAAAGGCCCAGCCGTAGTCATGTCTCCGGGAGTATGTACAACTCTGAACATATCTATGCATATCACTAATAGGTTGTAGTTTCTATgtttgaaggagatgatgcTACCTCAAATAGCCGCATACTTCCAAAGGCATAATATTAATGCCCTTATCTACGATCCTCGCGGGTATGGCGAGAGTTCTTCAAATGCTCTAAACGACTTAGATCCTGCGCAACATTTGGAGGACTGTATAGACGCTCTAACATTTATAACCAGTCAATCAACAGTTGATCCAGAAAGTGTCGGATATTGGGGCGTGTCATACTCAGGAACACTTTCTCTTTGTGCGGCAGCAATGGACAGCAGAGCCAAGTTTGTCATCTCATGCTGCCCATGGGTGAAGTACTTTCATGATGAAGATGCTTTAAAATACCTGCAAATGGCAATGAATGATAGGGTTTTGCGACTTCAGGGAGCAGCGCCTTGTACTATTGCTCTGTACGACGGTCAGCAAACTACCGGACCTTTTTTTCACATTCCCAGCCGTAAAGGTGCTGAGAAGGCATACAAGTGGGTGTCCAACGTTAAAAGGCACTTCCCTAATTATAGACACTTTGTCACACTTCAAACGCTAGCAAATCTCATCAAATGGTCACCATCTGGCCTGATACAACTACGACAATTTATACCAACTCTAATGCTCATTCCGGAAGAAGATCAGCTTTCACCCCCCGATGAACAGCTAAAGCTTTTTAAAAGCTTGTCTGGCCCGAAAGAAATGTATGTAGTTAGTGGCGAGGATCATTTTGGTCTGCTCATGGGACCAGAACGGGAGAAGCTGTTGGGATTGCAAATATCATTTATACTAAAAaccacaaaaaaagaaactgGCGTAGTCCGAGGAAACCTGTAGAAGGTATTAGAGGGCTAATATTAGATTGTTAAAATACTTTAGTATTAATAATAGCAGGTTTGCTTTCTATGGCTGCTTTAACCACCTAACTCGGTGGTATTATTGATACTATTACTGTAAGTATTGTTGACTAACTATCTAAGTGTCTAACTTTTTGAAATGTAATTTTATATCTAACCTATAAGTCTAGAGTCCGAAGTCGCGGCAAAGCTAGGCAAGCTCTATCTCAAGAAGTTATTGTATTTCAGTATGTAATTGTCGCAGTGCTTAAACCTTGCATGCGTCGAGGACCCATTGTAGGAAACATTCTTTTCGTGGTACAAAGGTCTTTCGGTTTGAGAGTTTTATCTATTGTCTATTGCATGCATAACTTAAATTGTGTAAAGAAGCGTATCAGACCCAAGGTTAGCCAGGAAATTACAGATGTATTGCATAACTCATAGTTGTTACTGCAAATTGGGTTTTGGTACCTGTGTGGTACATGGTAGCTCAGTTGCCTACTCTTGCTTCAATAGAAAGCGGACGCCTTGTTCGCCTTTTGGTGTCGCAATACATACCTTCGCGAGGGCAGGGCTTTAAGTACTTGTAATAATATCCCGCTATTCTTGGAACCGAACCTAGTCTGCCAGTCGGGATATGAATCAAGCATACG
Protein-coding regions in this window:
- a CDS encoding patatin-like phospholipase (similar to Metarhizium robertsii ARSEF 23 XP_007817060.2) codes for the protein MAKKCAHWLWYRGGRHPTISMSARLGEVTSSLSGVENCPSLVTVVGCRQLPDFFEKPKRQSGQFCLNLSEGSPEPLLVATSSLYKQHGNKLSCCIAERECQLSAGKAGPEVQNNVFSDLLYPFSDVFCFVSYSNDDLRNIAHQIARWTKQCNTDIRKKFLPRLVVVLDGSHLLETLAETVAEKLLNRIVTDSGSHDLSHYFSTLCVVKMNKGHTFAALQPILSREAAAVREGRCQFRQLFSVQHLKCLIDRAFDAMGNIEISFDPIVASRQDFPVNPDLALHIQNFVERLTSPRDLLDFAVETIASSILLNHYPPGMHCTYNTFTLVLAPLISQIVFHPAEVFCKLYEQACLEAGRRAFQLDLAGGVLHPRAFTDQISKHFEQFFQRLVFEKSAVKVHLSTLQKHSERWADIRSNKTCLACLAKHPQYKSLCGHWLCENCLLIFGKSDKSDPWLLVLEDCILCGKDAALYVKVRPPTAGHSILCIDGGGGRGIIPITILCMIEEALDLDIPIQEFFTHVYGSSAGLSSVSELRATLATDMSSLGALVLLTLYMEGWSARRCAAEFESLALEAFRPRVESTVSLQHVHGHQKLTDPSHAHTIGAKIGVLTANTDQPTIHLFNNYNGHGEERAGYCAMEGYRYFPAKRIETLAADAAGRDSGGIGKVFCDAGVIQNNPIFLARTEFAALNGDDEPDFILSGGTGYSAPAAKIEKKKGPKWLVCLYDALMSCMDGKRDWDKYMGCQKQSSVDRNYRLDVELPETTGLDDVTAIPALKALVYNDKKLNKLVKEVLVSVLFPTLFYLDLEVPPTRAGSKFNVHAHIFCVRAVDDKSYRKVSQRFRNSIILVNGKHTPSTFETDECGRVRRSLSFYTGDLLQIELRAPGVKSAFPISGSPTSLSKLVVRSGWSAYFGQSTHKRRETPDICNRPRQRPNLYHLLCPVNAGDKTGVSSPTTLEQTGLCSQGRVAGCWLT
- a CDS encoding transcription factor (similar to Metarhizium robertsii ARSEF 23 XP_007822311.2), yielding MSDISAKIHRIATMAAELQQEIEVTKHGRLNRRQQQKTHPFPEQPELETILQAIEQISNSLKKIQMSIATAKSQSRCRKHRREARTFQQKAPPLRFAQLRPKMSVPQPGSTYHSDMELDSPTSSSLSDLSTDDLIQTRRNSLFASDSETTPHLRVEQMGDRMVDSLEGLIGTTSFAGKVTVEGPFHVDWAAMKFNNPQNGEQFAVKYRPTSMVPGCTSLSKSKSTGFQRLDLSAPIQSPSEEEALTFLEQAVRDPPKKTLQYYVGPRLIAAFGNLLHSGPVLSAISPIEGVNSVYDHIGEKWSGTAFHREDAHFRSCNLTLSGVKLWIIIRQHHTQKFETYIRSFATDTCDQFVRHQGLLFAPSELRNQNIDFEILCTKAGDLVITEPRQYHAVINFTNSYAISTNFLLRNEEPLPLELRHCPRCGLGNLYDQEGKIKYAERLIEIQKCTDEIIEQDPQCSIPIIDRCNPPSAKVFRLAAVIRSRAVILQFFKIVEATRKDSHPSSVSKPPGKPQDRVLQHITNLARSEKESDLLAVRRRYDQILLVRDIEESKMGQLRTDSAFLKNICEKVGWSAGTLRTNREHGKGLNTISEAFNGLIYFIPTDATTTPAKATVKEYVDMAGNRSEFEDFKKLMNDDHITKLCTAGKVFQQSHSGSTLPKFTWEAAKISHLSSLSMDELLSYIAPAEDAG